The Natrinema caseinilyticum genomic sequence CGGCGAGTTCGTTCCTGTTTCTGCACACCGTGAGTTCGTTCCCGCATTCTATACGGCCGGTCGAGCGGGAACCGACCGATTCAGTGGCGACAACGTGGCGTACACGCCGCCGACGAGGCGTGAACTATACCTATCTCGGCCACCCCCGTGAGACCATGACGCAGGACGAGACCGTATCGCTCGGCGAGGAATCGACCGCGGTCCGCGAGGTACCACGCGTCGATGACGGGTGACGAACCGAGTGCCGACGGTGGCGGCGACGACGAGAGGCGAACCGGCGACGACGAAACGCGATCCGAGGGCGACGAAACGCGAATCGGCGTCGACGTCGGGGGAACGTTTACCGACGTGGCGCTTTCGGTCGACGATCGACTCGTCACCGCGAAGGTGCCGACGACCGACGACCAGCACGTCGGCGTCCTCGAGGGAATTCACAAGGCGTGCGACCGCGCAGGCGTCGCGCCGGGAGCGATCGACGGCTTCGCCCACGCGATGACAGTTTCGGTCAACGCCCTCCTCGAGCGCGACGGCGCGAGGACGGCGCTCGTCACGACCGAGGGGTTCCGGGACGTCCTCGAGATCGGCCGCCAGAACCGGCCCGCGCTGTACGATCTCGCGGCCGAGAAACCCGAACCGCTGATTCCCCGCGGCCGTCGATTCGAGGTCGACGAACGGACGACGACCGACGGCGTCGAGCGCCCCGTCGACGCCGACGAGATCCGCGACCTCGCAGCGACCCTTCGCGACCGTGACGTCGAAGCCGTCGCCGTCTGCCTGCTGTTCGCGTACGCCGACCCCGAAAACGAACGGGCCGTCGCCGAGACGCTGCGGGAGGAACTCGAGGTCCCGGTTTCGGCGTCCCACGAGGTGCTCGCGGAGTTTCGCGAGTTCGAACGGACGTCGACGACCGCCGTGGATGCCTACGTCCGACCCGCGATCGATCGCTACGTCGGCCGGCTGGCCGAGGCGGCCGACGACGCGGGACTCCCCGCACCGTGGATCATGCAGGCCAACGGCGGCATCGCCGACTCGGAGACGGCTCGCGAACGCGCCGTGACGACCACGCTGTCGGGGCCCGCCGCGGGCGTCGTGGGTGCGGCGGCGACCGTCGACGACGCCGACGTGTCCGGGCTCATCACGTTCGACATGGGCGGGACCTCGAGCGACGTGAGCCTCGTTCGCGACGGACACGTCGAGCGGACGACCGACGCCGAGGTGGACGGACTCCCGATCCGAACGCCGATGGTCGACGTCCACACCGTCGGCGCGGGAGGCGGCTCGATCGCCTGGGTCGATCCCGGCGGCGCGCTCCGGGTCGGCCCTCGGTCGGCGGGTGCGGAGCCCGGCCCGGCCTGCTACGGCCGAGGTGGAACGGAGCCGACCGTCACCGACGCCGCCGTCGTGCTCGGCTACATCGGTCCGGAGACGGCGCTGGGCGGCGAACTAACGCTCGAGGTCGACGCCGCCCGCGAGGCGCTCGAGCGGCTCGCCGACGAGGCCGGACTCGAGGGGGCGCTCGAGGCGGCCCGCGGCGTCTACCGCGTCGCGAACGCGACGATGACGCGAACGATCCGCGGGGTCACCGTCGAACGAGGCCACGATCCCCGCGAGTTCGCCCTGGTCGCGTTCGGCGGAGCGGGGCCGATGCACGCCACCGAACTGGCGGAGTCCCTCTCCGTGGACCGGGTCGTCGTCCCCCGGCCCAGCGGTGTCCTCTCCGCGTACGGACTGCTCGCTGCCGACGAGAGCTACGACGCCGCCCGGACCGTCGGCGTCGACCTGGCGGCCGCCGATCCGGACGGTCTCGAGGACAGTTACGACGAGCTCGTGTCGGCGGTCCTCGCCGACACATCTGACGCGGACGCGGCGCGCGTCGAACGAGCGGCGGACTGCCGATACGACGGACAGAGCTTCGAACTGACCGTCCCCGTCGGCGACGAGTTCGACGAGGAAACGGTCGCAACGCGGTTCCGCGAGGCCCACGAACGAGCCTACGGGTACGCCATGGACGAAGCGATCGAGGTCGTCACCCTCCGTGCGACGGCGACCGTGCCCGGGTCCGAACCGGCCGTCCGCCACGACGGACGGGGTGACGACATCGTCGGCACCCGAAACGCACACTTTCTCGGCGTCGGACCGCGCACGGCGACCGTCTTCGACCGGGATCGGCTCGCGCCGGGGGCGACGGTATCCGGACCGGCGATCCTCGAACAAGCCGAGAGTACGACCGTCGTTCCGCCCGCGTGGTCGGGCGACGTCCTCGCGGACGGCACGCTGGTGTTGTCCCGAGAACGCGAACCCAGGGAGGGGGCGCCATGACCGTGAACACTGACGAGACGACCGACACCGACGACAGGCGCATGGATCCCGTCACGCTCGAGGTGCTGCGCAACCAGCTCGAGGGGATCGCGGAAGAAATGGGCCAGACCCTGATCCGGGGAGCGTACTCGCCGAACATCAAGGAGCGCCGTGACTGTTCGACGGCGCTGTTCGACGCCGACGGCCGGATGATCGCCCAGGCCGAACACATCCCGGTCCACCTCGGTGCGATGCCGGCTGCGGTCGACGCCGTCCGCGAGTGCGATCCCGAGCCCGGCGACGTGTTCGTCCTCAACGACCCGTTCACCGGCGGGACTCACCTGCCCGACGTGACGATGGTCTCGCCGCTCGCGCCCGGGAACGGACGGGACGGCGAGGGCGACGACGGCGACAGCGATCGAGGCGACCGCGACATCGTCGGCTATGCGGTCTCACGGGCCCACCACGCCGACGTCGGCGGAATGACCCCCGGCAGCATGCCGGCCGGTTCGCGAGAGATTCACCAGGAAGGACTCCGACTCCCACCCACGCGGCTCGTCGCCGGCGGGCGACTCAGGGACGACGTCCGCTCGCTCCTCCTCGCGAACGTCCGCAATCCCCGCGAGCGTCGAGCCGATCTCCGCGCCCAGCAAGCGGCGAACGAACGCGCCGAGTCACGGCTCGCCGACCTCTTCGCCGAACACGGCCGCGAGATCGTCCGCAACGGGTTCGACGCCGTGATCGAGTACTCGCGCGAGCGCGTGGAACGCGAGATCGAAGCGCTGCCCGACGGCAGCTACGAGGCGACCGACGTTCTCGAGGGCGACGGCGTGACCGACGACGACGTCGAGATCGCCGCGACGGTGACGATCGACGGGACCCGGATCGACGTGGACTTCTCGGGGACCGCGGGGCAGGTCGCGGGGAACCTGAACGCCCCGCTCGCGGTCGCGAAGAGCGCCGTCTACTTCGTCGTGCGCTGTCTCACCGATCCCGAGATACCCCCGAACCACGGCTGTTACGAGCCGGTGACGGTCAGCGCGCCCGACGGGTCGCTGCTGGATCCCCGGCCGCCCGCCGCGGTCGTCGGCGGCAACGTCGAGACCAGCCAGCGAGTCACCGACGTGGTGTTCACCGCGCTCGCGACGGCCGCACCGGAGCGGGTTCCGGCACAGGGCCAGGGAACCATGAACAACCTGACTATCGGCGCGCGCGACGGCTCGTTCACCTACTACGAGACGATCGGCGGCGGCTTCGGCGCGCGCCCCGACCGCGACGGGATGGACGGCGTCCAGGTCGGGATGACCAACACGCTCAACACGCCGATCGAATCCCTCGAGACCGAGTACCCGCTCCGGGTCGAGCGGTACGCACTCCGCGAGGGCAGCGGCGGCCGCGGCCGGTTCCGCGGAGGACTGGGCCTCGAGCGCTCCGTGACCGTCGAGACGGACGCGACCGTGTCGCTGCTGACCGAGCGGCGACGCTACGCACCGAGGGGCGTCGCCGGCGGCGAGGACGGCGCGACCGGCGAAAACCTGATCGACGGCGAATCGGTGCCCGCGAAGACCACCGTCGACGTGCCGGCCGGGTCGACGATCACCGTCAGGACGCCCGGCGGCGGCGGGCACGGCGATCTTGACGAGCGAGAGGAGTAGACCGGGGACACGGGACCGAAGCTCCCGTCGAAACGGGAATCGATCGAGGAACCGATCCGTCCGGTCAGACGTCCCCCGAACCGACCTCCGGGACTCGAGGCTGGTTCGGACTCGAGACGCGCGTCCAGACGGCGCGGGTTCCGATCGCCGCCAGTGACGTGAGGATGAGGAACGAGCAGAAGTACCACGGCTTGTACTGGATCACCGCGAGTCCTCGCGCGGGAGCGGGCACGATGCCGATTGCGAGCACGTAGAACGCGGTCAGGGCGTAAAGCGAAAGCTCGCGATGACCGTGCCAGTAGAGAATGCCGACGAGAACGCCGGAGAGCAGGCCGAGCTGGCCGGAATGGAGTTCGGGAATCGTGCTGAAAATCGACGACAGGACGGTCTCGACGGTAGCCATGACTACCTCACTCTCGTTCGTGACCGGCATACGACTCCGCCTGCACTAATGCAGGCAATATGCCACCCGCTCGCACGCAGCTACCGCGGGCCGAGTGGGAATGGAGACTCCATCGTCGCAGGTCACCGGTAAAGCGCGGCGCGCATCGGCCCCAGCGTATTTTCAACGACGGCTAGATTCGATCTCGAACGTCGCAGATCCCGTTTGTCGCTCCTGACCAGTAGAAGGGGTGAAAGCAGGTCTCGAGAGGGCGGGTGGAGCAAACGGGACACTGGCTCGATTATCCGGTGACGGTGCGTTTTTGACGTCGCTTCCCCACCCTCGAGTATGGAACTCAACGGTGTGGCGGGGCTGCCCGAGATCCGCCCCGGCGACGACATCGCCGAACTCGTCGCGGATCGGGCCGCCCTCGAGCCAGGCGACGTGCTCACCGTCGCGAGCACCATCGTCTCGAAAGCCGAGGGTCGCACGGCCGACCTCGAGGAGTATCCCATCAGCGGTCGGGCGCAGGAAATCGCCGACCGCATCGCCGCGGTGGCCGGGGAGGAGAAAGATCCCCGGTTCGCGCAGGCCGTCCTCGAAGAGAGCACGGAACTGCTGATCGACGCGCCGTTCCTGCTGACCGAGACGCGATTCGGCCACATTTGCGTCAACGCGGGGATCGACCGCTCGAACGTGCCGGATCACGATCTGTTGCTCCTGCCGAAACGGCCGGGCGAGAGCGCCGAGCGGATCCGATCGGGGCTCGAGGAGCGCGGGATCGAGGACGTAGCGGTGATCGTCACGGACACCTGCGGGCGCCCGTTCAGGCACGGCCAGCGCGGCGTCGCACTCGGCTGGGCCGGGATGCCCGCGAGCCGAGACTGGCGGGGCGAACTCGACCGCGACGGCCACGAACTCGGCGTTACGGTTCAATCGGTCGTCGACGAACTCGCCGCCGCCGCGAACCTCGTCACCGGCGAGGGGGCCGGCGGCACGCCTGCGGTCGTCGTCCGCGACTGGGAATTCGGCGATCACGAGGGCAGCGACGAACTGTTCCGGTCGGTCGAGGAGGACCTCGTGCGTCAGGCGCTGCGGGAGTGGAGGGTCGACGGATGAGTCGCGAGCCTCGAGCCGAGCGAGAACCTCGAAATCCGACCTGGGCCATCGAACTCACCCCCGAACACCCGCCCGATCGAATGGGCAACCTGGCGGCACTCGCGGAAACCGAGGGGTTCGAGATCGCGTTCGCGAGCAGTCACTACTTCAATCGTGATCCGTTCGTCGTCTGCTCGCAAATGGCCGCGGCGACCGACGAGATTCGGCTGGGGCCGGGCGTCGTAAACCCCTACGAGACCCATCCGGTGAAACTCGCCGCCCAGATGGCGACGATCGACGAGAGCAGCGACGGCCGGGCCGTCTTCGGCGTCGGTGCCGGCGATCGGTCCTCGTTGTCGAACCTCGGGATCGAACGCGAGAAACCGCTCCGTCGCGTCCTCGAGACGTTCACGCTCGCTCGCGACCTCTGGGCCGGCGAGACGGTCACCCACGAGGGGACGTTCACGGCACGGGACGCGTCCCTGAACCTCGAGCCGCCGTCCGACGGGCCCCCGGTATACGTCGGCGCGCAGGGCCCGCACATGCTCCGGATGAGCGCCAAGCACGCGGACGGCGTGCTGGTCAACGCCGCCCATCCGCGGGATCTCGAGTGGGCGGCGGGCGAGATCGATCTGGGGCTGGACGAACGCCCGGCGGAACGCGGTCCGTTCGAGTCGCTCGCGTTCGCGAGCGTCAGCGTCGCCGGCGACGAAGCCGAAGCGCGGGAGGCGGCCCGTCCGCCGGTCGCGTTCATCGTCGGCGGCGCCGCAGAGCCGGTCCTCGAGCGCCACGACATCGACCGCGAGGCGGCGACGGCGGTGAGCGACGCGTTAGAGCGCGGAGCGCTGACCGAGGCGTTCGACCGCGTTACCCCGTCGATGATCGACGCCTTCTGTATCGCCGGGACGACCGAAACGGTCGCCGACCGATTCGCGGCGGCACTCGAACACGTCGACGGAATCGTCGTCGGTTCGCCGCTCGGGCCGGACCTCGAGGATGCGGTCGAGCGCGCGAGCGAGGCGCTCGATCGTGCGACGTCGCGGTGACCGGGAGCATCGGACTGGCCGATCGTGTGTATTCTGCGGCCAGCGGTGAACAGTGAGCGTGAGTCGTCGGCGACGTGCGGAGAGTAGCGATGGACGGAACGGGCCTCAGCTCGCGGTGAAGAGGCTGCCGACGGCACCGAGGGAGAGGATGCCGAAGACGCCCATCGTGAAGGTGACGAGCAGCGCACCGATCAGGATCAAAAGCGGCGCGAGCCCCGCACCCGTCGCCACGTCGCTGAAGAGGTCGGTCATTTCGACGAGATTGTCCACGATGATGTTCATCGGTGTGAACGTGTCCATATTCGGGGGTTGTGACCGGTCCTACTTGGCCGTGCCGGTCCCGCGTCGACGGAGCGATTAAGCCGCTCCCGTTCGTATCTCGGTCCGTGACCGACGACGCGACGCTCTCGGATTTCGTCTCGAACACCGACGAGGAGACCGACAACGCGTCCGACGGATCGGACGATCGCGACGAATCGGCCGCCGACTCGAGCGCGTTCGACGATTCGCAGAACGGCCACGGCGACGTCGAGTGTTCGACGTTCGCGTCCGGCGACTACCGGTGTGTTCGGTGCGACGAGACGACGGGCCGCGTCTGGCGCGAGGACGGTGAACTGGTCTGTCCGGAATGCAAAACGTGGTGAACCGTCCCCGGAGACGGTAATCGCGGGCTTTTCGAGGCGTCCCTGCGAGTGTACCCCCGAACATTTATATTTGCGTCGTGGGTTTGTTTACCTGCAATGGCGAAAGGTACGGTCGCATTCTTCAACGACACCGGCGGCTACGGATTCATCGAGACCGACGACGCGGACGAGGACGTGTTCTTCCACATGGAGGACATCGGCGGTCCTGATCTGGAGGAGGGTCAGGAACTGGAGTTCGAAATCGTCGAGGCCGAGAAGGGGCCACGCGCGACGAACGTCGAGCGTCTCTAGGCAATTCCGACAGGGGGCATCGTTTTCAGACCGCTAGTTCGAAAGCGACAGCGCTGCTGGCCGCCCCGGGAGCGCAGCGCGTCGTGACTCGATTCGGCCCGCGCGGTACACGGCGACTGGAGAGGCGACCGCGTCGGACAACTCGCCGCACCGGTAGTTCACATGACACAAAACATATGTTCCGCAGACACGGATTACGGAGCAACGACCGGGTCGCCCGGGCCCCCACCGATACCTTCGAGACTATGACCAATGTCAACCCGACAGCGGATGCAGGTACTGCGTCGACGGCCGACGGCACGGCCCTTCAGATATCGACGGTCGAGCGACTGTGTGCCGATATCCAGGAAAACGTCGCGCGCGTGATCGTCGGCCACGAGGACGTGATCGAACACGTCGTGACCGCTATTCTCGGGCGCGGACACGTTCTCCTCGACGACGTCCCCGGCGTCGGTAAAACCATGCTCGCGCGCTCTATCGCCAGATCGGTCGACTGCACGTTCAGCCGCGTCCAGTTCACGCCCGACCTCCTCCCGACCGACGTCACCGGCGTCAACGTATTCAACCAGAAGACCCGCGAATTCGAGTTCCAGTCCGGCCCCATTTTCGGCAACATCGTTCTCGGCGACGAGATCAACCGCGCCCCGCCGAAGACGCAGGCGGCGCTGCTCGAGGCCATGGAAGAAGGGCAGGTGACCGTCGACGGGACGACGCGGGCGCTTCCGACGCCATTTACGGTCATCGCGACCCAGAACGCCGTCGAACCGAACCGAACCTACGACCTGCCGTTCGCCGAAGTCGACCGGTTCATGAAGAAACTTCACCTGGGCTATCCCGATCCCGACCAGGAAGCGGAGTTGCTCGGCCGAACGGTCGGCGATCACCCCATCGAGTCGCTCGAGCCGGTGACCGACCGCGAGACGCTCGTCGCCGCCCGCGAAACCGTCTCGACGATTCGGGTCGCCGAACCGGTCCGGAAATACGCGACGCGGCTGGCGGCGTACACCCGCGAAAACGCTCACATCGGCGTC encodes the following:
- a CDS encoding hydantoinase/oxoprolinase family protein, with amino-acid sequence MTGDEPSADGGGDDERRTGDDETRSEGDETRIGVDVGGTFTDVALSVDDRLVTAKVPTTDDQHVGVLEGIHKACDRAGVAPGAIDGFAHAMTVSVNALLERDGARTALVTTEGFRDVLEIGRQNRPALYDLAAEKPEPLIPRGRRFEVDERTTTDGVERPVDADEIRDLAATLRDRDVEAVAVCLLFAYADPENERAVAETLREELEVPVSASHEVLAEFREFERTSTTAVDAYVRPAIDRYVGRLAEAADDAGLPAPWIMQANGGIADSETARERAVTTTLSGPAAGVVGAAATVDDADVSGLITFDMGGTSSDVSLVRDGHVERTTDAEVDGLPIRTPMVDVHTVGAGGGSIAWVDPGGALRVGPRSAGAEPGPACYGRGGTEPTVTDAAVVLGYIGPETALGGELTLEVDAAREALERLADEAGLEGALEAARGVYRVANATMTRTIRGVTVERGHDPREFALVAFGGAGPMHATELAESLSVDRVVVPRPSGVLSAYGLLAADESYDAARTVGVDLAAADPDGLEDSYDELVSAVLADTSDADAARVERAADCRYDGQSFELTVPVGDEFDEETVATRFREAHERAYGYAMDEAIEVVTLRATATVPGSEPAVRHDGRGDDIVGTRNAHFLGVGPRTATVFDRDRLAPGATVSGPAILEQAESTTVVPPAWSGDVLADGTLVLSREREPREGAP
- a CDS encoding hydantoinase B/oxoprolinase family protein, which encodes MTVNTDETTDTDDRRMDPVTLEVLRNQLEGIAEEMGQTLIRGAYSPNIKERRDCSTALFDADGRMIAQAEHIPVHLGAMPAAVDAVRECDPEPGDVFVLNDPFTGGTHLPDVTMVSPLAPGNGRDGEGDDGDSDRGDRDIVGYAVSRAHHADVGGMTPGSMPAGSREIHQEGLRLPPTRLVAGGRLRDDVRSLLLANVRNPRERRADLRAQQAANERAESRLADLFAEHGREIVRNGFDAVIEYSRERVEREIEALPDGSYEATDVLEGDGVTDDDVEIAATVTIDGTRIDVDFSGTAGQVAGNLNAPLAVAKSAVYFVVRCLTDPEIPPNHGCYEPVTVSAPDGSLLDPRPPAAVVGGNVETSQRVTDVVFTALATAAPERVPAQGQGTMNNLTIGARDGSFTYYETIGGGFGARPDRDGMDGVQVGMTNTLNTPIESLETEYPLRVERYALREGSGGRGRFRGGLGLERSVTVETDATVSLLTERRRYAPRGVAGGEDGATGENLIDGESVPAKTTVDVPAGSTITVRTPGGGGHGDLDEREE
- a CDS encoding coenzyme F420-0:L-glutamate ligase; amino-acid sequence: MELNGVAGLPEIRPGDDIAELVADRAALEPGDVLTVASTIVSKAEGRTADLEEYPISGRAQEIADRIAAVAGEEKDPRFAQAVLEESTELLIDAPFLLTETRFGHICVNAGIDRSNVPDHDLLLLPKRPGESAERIRSGLEERGIEDVAVIVTDTCGRPFRHGQRGVALGWAGMPASRDWRGELDRDGHELGVTVQSVVDELAAAANLVTGEGAGGTPAVVVRDWEFGDHEGSDELFRSVEEDLVRQALREWRVDG
- a CDS encoding 5,10-methylenetetrahydromethanopterin reductase, which translates into the protein MSREPRAEREPRNPTWAIELTPEHPPDRMGNLAALAETEGFEIAFASSHYFNRDPFVVCSQMAAATDEIRLGPGVVNPYETHPVKLAAQMATIDESSDGRAVFGVGAGDRSSLSNLGIEREKPLRRVLETFTLARDLWAGETVTHEGTFTARDASLNLEPPSDGPPVYVGAQGPHMLRMSAKHADGVLVNAAHPRDLEWAAGEIDLGLDERPAERGPFESLAFASVSVAGDEAEAREAARPPVAFIVGGAAEPVLERHDIDREAATAVSDALERGALTEAFDRVTPSMIDAFCIAGTTETVADRFAAALEHVDGIVVGSPLGPDLEDAVERASEALDRATSR
- a CDS encoding DUF7573 domain-containing protein yields the protein MTDDATLSDFVSNTDEETDNASDGSDDRDESAADSSAFDDSQNGHGDVECSTFASGDYRCVRCDETTGRVWREDGELVCPECKTW
- a CDS encoding cold-shock protein produces the protein MAKGTVAFFNDTGGYGFIETDDADEDVFFHMEDIGGPDLEEGQELEFEIVEAEKGPRATNVERL
- a CDS encoding AAA family ATPase, producing MTNVNPTADAGTASTADGTALQISTVERLCADIQENVARVIVGHEDVIEHVVTAILGRGHVLLDDVPGVGKTMLARSIARSVDCTFSRVQFTPDLLPTDVTGVNVFNQKTREFEFQSGPIFGNIVLGDEINRAPPKTQAALLEAMEEGQVTVDGTTRALPTPFTVIATQNAVEPNRTYDLPFAEVDRFMKKLHLGYPDPDQEAELLGRTVGDHPIESLEPVTDRETLVAARETVSTIRVAEPVRKYATRLAAYTRENAHIGVSPRGTISLLRAAQARAVTDGREYVIPDDVQIEAPVVMSHRIKTTGRDQDGTAVVEDALERVSVE